From a single Miscanthus floridulus cultivar M001 chromosome 8, ASM1932011v1, whole genome shotgun sequence genomic region:
- the LOC136468508 gene encoding uncharacterized protein, producing MAQPPNPKRRSLLLPDWRSDLLEDLLESIGQRLASGHDAASFRSACSPWRAAVPFATFGPLLLLPFDPDSDRIGFYCIPEKKVLSKTLPDVRGKVACGSSCGWLTLIDEAASMTLLNPFIGAPAPRVELPLAGEHIASASSSERVSRVHGRWVLYPTNGYGDADAAGRAIKLEDMRDVFFREIMLSAPPDVAGHECVAMAMLGCSTEVAFWRVGVNSAWTLLDTKLEFSVGSIVHCQDKFLTIDCTREISVCSSNATGATPTTTLLPSLSPLAGLYHRSYLESNGELHIVGAMVSTFHKT from the coding sequence atggctcagcctcccaatcccaagagaaggtccctactTCTCCCTGACTGGAGATCCGACCTActagaggatctcctcgagtccatcgggcagcgtctcgcgtcaggccacgacgcagcgtccttccgatccgcttgctccccatggcgcgccgccgtcccgttcgcgaccttcgggccgctcctgctgctcccgttcgaccccgaCTCGGACCGCATCGGCTTCTACTGCATCccggagaagaaggtcttgtccaaaacgctgcccgacgtgcgcggcaaggtggcgtgcggctcctcATGTGGGTGGCTGACGCTCATAGACGAGGCGGCGTCCatgacgctgctgaatccattcaTCGGTGCCCCtgccccccgcgttgagctcccACTAGCAGGTGAACACATCGCGTCGGCGTCCTCATCGgaacgcgtgtctagggtccatGGTCGGTGGGTCCTCTATCCCACCAACGGCTATGGGGATGCGGATGccgcaggcagagccatcaagctagaagacatgagggacgtgttcttccgtgagatcatgctctcggcgccgcctgaCGTCGCCGGCcacgagtgcgtggccatggccatgcttgggtgctccacggaggtcgcgttctgGCGGGTTGGAGTCAACAGCGCATGGAcactgctcgacaccaaactggagttctctGTGGGatccatcgtccactgccaagacaagttcttgacGATCGACTGCACTAGAGAAATCTCcgtctgcagcagcaacgccACTGGCGCTACTCCAACCACGACACTGCTGCCATCGTTGTCGCCACTTGCGGGGCTCTACCACCgcagctacctggaatcaaatggtgagctgcacattgtcggtgccatggtgagcacgttccacaagacatag